The following proteins are encoded in a genomic region of Pseudorca crassidens isolate mPseCra1 chromosome 5, mPseCra1.hap1, whole genome shotgun sequence:
- the STRIT1 gene encoding sarcoplasmic/endoplasmic reticulum calcium ATPase regulator DWORF produces the protein MAEKATTTFSHLLVPILLLIGWIVGCIVMVYVVFS, from the exons ATGGCTGAAAAAG CAACGACTACATTTTCACACCTTCTGGTCCCTATTCTTCTCTTGATTGGCTGGATTGTGGGCTGCATCGTAATGGTTTATGTTGTCTTCTCTTAG